TTACAAGCACTTATACAGGCTTTTTCCAAAGATCCGGACTTCGGGTCCATTACAGCCGGAATCAAGTCCGGCATGAAGGAACAATTGGTTTCGGGTCTATCCGGCTCGGCGCGTCAGATTATGCTGGCAGCTCTGCATCAGGAAATGAACCGACCATTGCTCGTAGTAACGCACAATATGTTTTCAGCTCAAAAAATTGCAGAAGATTTACAGGAAGCGCTTTCACCCGATCAGGTGTTGATCTATCCTGCCAACGAACTTGTCGCTGCTGAAGCCGCTGTTTCCAGCCCGGAAACATTGGGTCAGCGTATTGATGTGTTGGTCCGCTGCGCCCAGGGATTCAGGGGCGTTGTTGTGATTCCTTTTTCCGGGGTAAGACGTTATGTTCCGCTTCCGGAAGTGATGGCCAATGCTCGAATTTTAATTAAACAGGGCAACACACTCCAACTGGACTCCTTCCTGCTTGAGATGGTTAAGCTCGGATATGAGCGTGTAGAGCGCGTAGAATCTCGTGGTGAGATGAGTGTTCGCGGAGGTATTATCGACTTCTATCCGGTTACTTCATCGATCGCATATCGAGTGGAGTTATTTGATGACGAAATCGATTCCATTCGGACATTTGACCCAGCCGATCAGCGTTCAATTGAACGAATTGAAGAGATTACGGTTTTGCCATGCAAGGAGTTAATTGCAGATCGTGAACGAATGGAACAGGCTGCCGATGCGGCTGCTCTTTTGCTCGAACAACAGCTGGAGAAAATGACGGACCGGCAGGCGAAGCTGCGTCTTCGTGAAGAAATTCATCGGGAGATTGAGCTTTTGCGGGAGCACGTGTATTTCTCTGAAATGTATAAATATATCTCTCCGCTCTATCCGGAGAATAAAACGATTTACGACTATATGCCAGAAGATACCCTGCTGGTCCTTGATGAGCCTGCCAGATTATCGGAGACATCGAAACAGCTGGACCGTGATGAATCGGAGTGGAACCTGCATTTGATGCAAAACGGAAAAACACTTCCGGATCTTCCATTATCCGCAGACGGTGATGAACTCTTGTATGAGCGTCCATTCCAGACGCTGTTTATGTCGATCTTTTTGCGCCAAGTTCCACACACCCAACCACAGAACATTCTGAACTTCATCAGTCGTGGCATGCAGGATTTCCATGGACAGATGAACGTACTGAAGGCAGAGATGGAGCGCTGGCAGAAGGCCGGAGTTCAAGTGCTCATGCTGGCGAACGGTGAGGAGCGACTTGAGCGGATGCGCCGGGTACTGATGGACTATGATATTCCAGAGCCAGAGATGATGATCGGTAACTTGCAAACGGGATTTGAAATGCCGTCCATTCATTTGGCTGTTGTCACCGAGGGCGAGATGTTCTCGCAAAAACAGCGTAAAGTACGCAAACCGATTCGAAATGTAGATAATGCTGAACGGATCAAATCCTATAGTGAGCTAAAAGTGGGCGACTATGTCGTTCACCAGAACCACGGGATTGGTAAGTACCTTGGGATCGGCACCCTCGAGGTTGGCGGCATTCATAAGGACTACATGCATATTCTCTATGCAGGTGGAGACAAACTGTCTGTACCTATTGAGCAGATCGATCTGATTCAGAAGTATGTGGGTTCCGAAGAAAAAGAACCGAAAATATATAAGCTGGGCGGCAATGAGTGGACACGGGTTAAAAATAAAGTCCGCACATCCGTACAGGATATTGCTGATGATCTGATCAAGTTGTATGCAGAGCGTCAGACCTCCAAAGGGTTTGGATTCGACAAGGATTCTGCGGAGCAGCAGGAGTTTGAGGACATGTTCCCTTACGATGAGACACGTGATCAGGTGCGTGCGATCGAAGAAATCAAGAAGGACATGGAACAAAACCGTCCAATGGACCGTTTATTGTGTGGGGATGTAGGTTACGGCAAAACCGAGGTGGCTATTCGGGCTGCATTTAAAGCAGCGATTGAAGGCAAACAGGTGGCTGTACTGGTTCCGACAACCATTTTGGCACAGCAGCATTTTGAGACGTTCCGTGAGCGGTTCTCCGGTTATCCGTTCAACATCCATGTGCTTAGCCGGTTCCGCTCCCGTAAAGAGCAGAATGAAACAGCCAAAGGCATCAAGGCAGGCACAGTAGATATTGTCATCGGGACGCATCGATTGCTGTCGCAGGATCTGGTGTTCAAGGACCTGGGACTGCTCATTGTTGATGAAGAACAGCGCTTCGGAGTAACCCATAAGGAGAAACTGAAGAAGCTGAAAACCAATGTGGACGTGCTTACGCTGACGGCAACGCCGATTCCGCGTACGCTTCATATGTCGATGTTGGGTGTTCGTGATCTGTCCGTTATTGAGACTCCGCCAGAGAATCGTTTCCCGGTACAGACCTATGTGGTTGAACACAGCCAGGCGCTTGTTCGCGAAGCCATTGAACGTGAGCTTGCTCGTGGTGGGCAAGTGTATTACCTCTACAACCGTGTTCAGGGAATTCAGGAGATGGCTGCCGAAATTTCTGAACTTGTGCCTGAAGCCAAGGTTGGTGTGGGACATGGTCAGATGTCGGAAACCGAGCTGGAGAAGACGATTCTGGACTTCCTGGATGGTGAATATGACGTGCTTGTGAGCACAAGTATCATTGAGACCGGGGTAGATATTCCCAACGTAAATACACTGATCGTACATGATGCGGATAAAATGGGGCTCTCCCAGCTGTATCAGCTGCGCGGACGTGTGGGTCGTTCCAACCGTATTGCGTATGCCTATTTTACGTACCAACGGGATAAAGTGCTTACTGAAGTTGCTGAGAAGCGTCTGCAATCAATCAAAGAATTTACCGAACTGGGTTCAGGATTCAAAATTGCCATGCGTGACTTGTCGATCCGTGGTGCAGGAAATCTGCTGGGAGCAGAGCAGCATGGCTTCATCGCTTCCGTCGGGTTTGATCTGTATTCCCAGATGCTTGCGGAGGAGATCAACAAACGCAAAGTTACGATGCTTGGCGAAGAGCCGGTACCTTCCGACCAGTGGAACACAACGCTGGATCTCAGTATCGATGCCTACTTGCCGTCCGACTATATTTATGACAGTATTCAGAAGATTGAGATCTACAAAAAAGTGGCGGTCATTGCATCCTTCGACGATGCGATGGAGTTGGAAGACGAATTGGTTGACCGGTTCGGTGATCTTCCGGAAGCTGTCATTAACTTGCTGGCTGTTGCGCGGATGAAAGTATACGGCAAAATTTACGGTATTGAGTCCATTTCCCAACGTGGTGAGGACATTACCGTGAAGTTTTATGAAGGGCGTGAACATGCCTTTGAACTCTCGAAAATCGCGCACATTGGAAATCAGTTCGAAAGACGTGTACAATTTGAACAAGGACCCCATATGCTGATTCACGCTAAAGGCAAGGGGCTTGGGGATAAGCAACTAATGGAGCTGGTAGAGAAAATTCTGGAGTCCATGAAGACGGCTTTTAAATCAAAGGGGGAACTAAAAGATGTTACCAAAGTATAAAAAAGTAGGAAAAGTACTGTCTGTGAGCATGGTCGCAGTACTATCCCTATCACTGCTTGCTGCATGTGGCAAGAAGGAAGAAGCAAAAACACCGGAATCGACAGATACGAGTGCTGTAGTCGCTACGTATGATGGTGGTACCATTACAGCCAATGAATTCGACATGGAGCAACGTGTCATGAAATTCCTCTATCCGGAGTATGCACAAATGATGGATATGGATGATTTCAAAGAGTATCTGGTAAAACAGGAAGTTGCTTATGAATATCTGAGTGGCAAAGCAAGTGAAGAAGCCAAAACAGCGGGTTCCAAAGCGGCAACTGAGCAATTCGATAAAATGAAAGCATCTGTTCAGGCGGATCAATGGACAGAAATGCTCAAAGCTCAGAACCTGACAGACGATAACATTAAAAACTACATGACTCGGATTATGACAGTTATTAAAGACAAAGAAACAGGCGTTACGGAAGATGCAGTCAAGGCTGAGTTTGAGAAAAACAAAGATCAGTTCACTACGGCTTCCGTTCGTCACGTGCTGATTAACTTCACAGATCCAAAAACGCAAAAAGAGCGTAAAAAAGAAGATGCACTGAAAATCGCAAAAGAAGTAAAAACGAAATTGGATGGCGGAGCTGATTTTGCTAAAATTGCAAAAGAATATTCCGAAGATCCAGGTTCTGCTGAAAAAGGTGGATTGTACGAAGAAACACCTGTAGGCAGCTGGGTAGAGGCATTCAAGGAAGCTGCAAAAACATTGCCACTGAACAAAATCAGTGATCCGGTTGAGACGGAGTATGGTTACCACATCATGAAAGTGGAAGCTCGTACTGAAGCGGACTTCACCAAATTGACAGCTGAGCAAAAAGAAAGTCTGAAGAGCCAATTGGCAGCTGCTGAGATTGATACGTTCATGCAAAATGAATTGGACAAAATCGTAAAAGAAGTCAAACTGCCAAAAACAGAAAAAGCTGAAGAAGGCACGACTGAAGGTACAACTGAGGGTACAACGGGTACAGGAACTGAAGGAGAGAAAACAACCGAACCAAAAACGGATGACTCCAAAGGTACGGATACCAAGACTGACCAAGGTACGACTGGAACAGACAAAGATGCAACTACAGATGAAGGTACAAGCAGTAAGTAAGTTAGTAAATCATGCTGTGTTAGCATACGTTCAGGGTTAAATCCGCCCGAATGAATGCCTTGTACTACGTAATTATGGACAACCATACAGAGAAGCAAGGGGAGGACTTAGGACCTCCTTCTTGCTTCTTCTTGTATATATTCAAGCTGTATGGGTACATGGTCGCCTTCTTCAAAAGTTACACAACTATATTCTCCGAAGCATGTATAAGGAAATGGGAACAGATGAATACTATGGTCAAGATATCACACTAAACGTTCTGGGACTTTCCTCTACCCATTAAGGAACAGTAGTTGAAAAATCTTCTCGAGAAAGTGGGGCAACATGTGAAATGAAAGCTACTGGTATTGTCCGCCGTATAGATGACCTTGGTCGTGTGGTCATTCCAAAAGAAATCCGCCGTACGTTACGTATTCGTGAAGGTGATCCGCTGGAAATTTTCGTGGATCGTGATGGAGAAGTTATCCTTAAAAAATATTCGCCAATTGGCGAACTTGGTGATTTTGCCAAAGAATATGCAGAATCCCTGTATGAGAGTACGGGTCATGTAACGATGATTTCCGACCGGGATACCATCATCACGGTGGCAGGAGGCTCCAAGAAAGAGTATTTGGACAAGCAGGTAGGTCAACTGTTAGAGGGCTGTATGGAAAACAGAAAGACCATTTTGGAAACAAACAACGGTTCTTATGAGCTTAGCAAAGATCATGACGAGACGTTATCATCATTTGTTATTGCGCCGATTATTTCAGGTGGTGACCCCATCGGAACGGTTATCCTGTTCAATAAGGATGAATCGGTGAAGATGTCTCAGATGGAAGTGAAGATGTCCGAGACAGCTGCTGGTTTCCTTGGCAAGCAAATGGAGCAATAGATAGCAAATCAACTCCTGGTGCCCTGATTCGGGCATACGGGAGTTTTTGCGTTTTAAGGGAAAGGAGTTGATCCAGACGGGTGTCATGGTACAGAGTTAGTCTGTATGCCCTCAGGCAGGTATAATAACAAGGTATGCTTAAAAGGATTACGCAGGAGGGACTTATGAAACAGCCGTCTACAGGCTCAAGGCTGCTACAGGGTGCATTTGTTCTTGGGCTTGCCGCCATTATCTCCAAAATCATTGGTGCTTTTCAAAAAATTCCGTTGCAGAATCTGGGGGGAGACGGTGTTTTTGGCATTTACAATACGGTGTATCCGTTATATATGCTCATTGTTACGCTTGCTGCTGCTGGGCTGCCTCTGGCCGTATCCAAATTCGTAGCAGAGCAGAATACACTTGGAAGACCGGACGAGAGCAGAAGGATTATTCGGTTATCCTCAATGCTGCTTGGAGGAATTGGACTTATTATGGCGCTCTTGATGTATGCAGGTGCGCCGCTGATCGCTGACATGATTGGCAACCGTCATGTGGTTCCATCAATTCGTGCTGCTTCATGGGCTTTGTTGTTTGTTCCGGTGATGACAGGGCTGCGTGGGTATTTTCAGGGATTACAGCAGATGGTGCCAACAGCGGTATCCCAAGTGGTGGAGCAGACGATACGTGTCACCGTCATGATTGTTCTGCTTCTATGGTTGATGAGACGGGACGCTTCGCTTGAGACGATTGCCGCTGGTGCCATGATGGGCTCCGTTGCCGGCGGAATGGTTGGGCTGCTTACCATGTTAGGGTACATGGTCCGTCATCGGCGAAAAGGCAAGGAAGAGCGAACCGGGCAATTGGATTCGGAATGGAGCAGTAGAGGCGGGGAGGTTGGATCAGAACGTCAGGAGCATCAAGAGCATCAAGAGCATAGACCGGCT
The window above is part of the Paenibacillus sp. 1781tsa1 genome. Proteins encoded here:
- the mfd gene encoding transcription-repair coupling factor, translating into MLQALIQAFSKDPDFGSITAGIKSGMKEQLVSGLSGSARQIMLAALHQEMNRPLLVVTHNMFSAQKIAEDLQEALSPDQVLIYPANELVAAEAAVSSPETLGQRIDVLVRCAQGFRGVVVIPFSGVRRYVPLPEVMANARILIKQGNTLQLDSFLLEMVKLGYERVERVESRGEMSVRGGIIDFYPVTSSIAYRVELFDDEIDSIRTFDPADQRSIERIEEITVLPCKELIADRERMEQAADAAALLLEQQLEKMTDRQAKLRLREEIHREIELLREHVYFSEMYKYISPLYPENKTIYDYMPEDTLLVLDEPARLSETSKQLDRDESEWNLHLMQNGKTLPDLPLSADGDELLYERPFQTLFMSIFLRQVPHTQPQNILNFISRGMQDFHGQMNVLKAEMERWQKAGVQVLMLANGEERLERMRRVLMDYDIPEPEMMIGNLQTGFEMPSIHLAVVTEGEMFSQKQRKVRKPIRNVDNAERIKSYSELKVGDYVVHQNHGIGKYLGIGTLEVGGIHKDYMHILYAGGDKLSVPIEQIDLIQKYVGSEEKEPKIYKLGGNEWTRVKNKVRTSVQDIADDLIKLYAERQTSKGFGFDKDSAEQQEFEDMFPYDETRDQVRAIEEIKKDMEQNRPMDRLLCGDVGYGKTEVAIRAAFKAAIEGKQVAVLVPTTILAQQHFETFRERFSGYPFNIHVLSRFRSRKEQNETAKGIKAGTVDIVIGTHRLLSQDLVFKDLGLLIVDEEQRFGVTHKEKLKKLKTNVDVLTLTATPIPRTLHMSMLGVRDLSVIETPPENRFPVQTYVVEHSQALVREAIERELARGGQVYYLYNRVQGIQEMAAEISELVPEAKVGVGHGQMSETELEKTILDFLDGEYDVLVSTSIIETGVDIPNVNTLIVHDADKMGLSQLYQLRGRVGRSNRIAYAYFTYQRDKVLTEVAEKRLQSIKEFTELGSGFKIAMRDLSIRGAGNLLGAEQHGFIASVGFDLYSQMLAEEINKRKVTMLGEEPVPSDQWNTTLDLSIDAYLPSDYIYDSIQKIEIYKKVAVIASFDDAMELEDELVDRFGDLPEAVINLLAVARMKVYGKIYGIESISQRGEDITVKFYEGREHAFELSKIAHIGNQFERRVQFEQGPHMLIHAKGKGLGDKQLMELVEKILESMKTAFKSKGELKDVTKV
- a CDS encoding peptidylprolyl isomerase, which produces MLPKYKKVGKVLSVSMVAVLSLSLLAACGKKEEAKTPESTDTSAVVATYDGGTITANEFDMEQRVMKFLYPEYAQMMDMDDFKEYLVKQEVAYEYLSGKASEEAKTAGSKAATEQFDKMKASVQADQWTEMLKAQNLTDDNIKNYMTRIMTVIKDKETGVTEDAVKAEFEKNKDQFTTASVRHVLINFTDPKTQKERKKEDALKIAKEVKTKLDGGADFAKIAKEYSEDPGSAEKGGLYEETPVGSWVEAFKEAAKTLPLNKISDPVETEYGYHIMKVEARTEADFTKLTAEQKESLKSQLAAAEIDTFMQNELDKIVKEVKLPKTEKAEEGTTEGTTEGTTGTGTEGEKTTEPKTDDSKGTDTKTDQGTTGTDKDATTDEGTSSK
- the spoVT gene encoding stage V sporulation protein T — translated: MKATGIVRRIDDLGRVVIPKEIRRTLRIREGDPLEIFVDRDGEVILKKYSPIGELGDFAKEYAESLYESTGHVTMISDRDTIITVAGGSKKEYLDKQVGQLLEGCMENRKTILETNNGSYELSKDHDETLSSFVIAPIISGGDPIGTVILFNKDESVKMSQMEVKMSETAAGFLGKQMEQ